A DNA window from Parabacteroides johnsonii DSM 18315 contains the following coding sequences:
- a CDS encoding 3-keto-disaccharide hydrolase, with protein sequence MKKVFVFLAALLFTWTGSVEAQDNQLTAKEKKEGWVLLFNGKNLDGWTSVGKDVPPAFGWEIENGVMTVRKQDGKRGGDIITRAQYSDFDLKVDFRITKGANSGIKYFFTKYEKGGWLGLEYQIMDDENHPDGKLGRDGNRLEGGLYDMFPTSAKKVNPIGEWNQARIVAKGSKVTHYLNGKKILTFDRSSQLYKETWQLSKYKNCQPMFGDVEKGHILLQDHGDVVSFKNVKIRKLK encoded by the coding sequence ATGAAAAAAGTGTTTGTATTTTTAGCCGCACTTCTGTTTACGTGGACAGGAAGTGTCGAGGCACAAGACAATCAGCTTACAGCCAAGGAAAAGAAAGAAGGCTGGGTGCTGCTATTTAATGGAAAGAATCTGGATGGATGGACTTCTGTCGGGAAAGATGTCCCGCCTGCATTCGGTTGGGAGATTGAAAACGGAGTAATGACGGTTCGTAAACAGGATGGTAAAAGAGGTGGCGATATCATTACACGTGCACAATATTCGGATTTCGACCTGAAAGTGGATTTCCGTATCACGAAAGGAGCCAATAGCGGAATTAAATATTTCTTCACCAAGTACGAAAAAGGGGGTTGGTTAGGGTTGGAGTATCAAATCATGGATGACGAAAACCACCCGGACGGGAAATTAGGACGTGACGGAAATCGCTTGGAAGGTGGCCTTTATGATATGTTCCCGACATCCGCTAAAAAGGTAAATCCGATAGGTGAATGGAATCAGGCCCGTATTGTTGCTAAAGGTTCGAAAGTCACACATTACTTGAATGGAAAGAAAATCCTGACATTCGACCGTAGCAGCCAATTGTATAAGGAAACCTGGCAATTGAGCAAGTATAAGAATTGCCAACCTATGTTTGGAGATGTGGAAAAAGGGCATATTCTTTTGCAGGATCACGGGGATGTCGTTTCTTTTAAAAATGTAAAAATCAGAAAGTTGAAATAA
- a CDS encoding RagB/SusD family nutrient uptake outer membrane protein — protein sequence MKKIYLLFVLSVLCMSCSDDFISKNPPSDLNSEGFYKTETDMNQAVLSAYANLRSLYNQTYVRLGEIRSDNTTYSWLSGNPANEKGIDEFSSPLLPENNFLASCWDDSYKTILRCNIVIGRIENIEFKSEVLKAQYTAEARFLRALIYFYLNRIFGGYGVNGELLGAIKVDREITQTEAYDMGRVSLQEMYDLIIQDLKYAESNLPESYGSTDIGRVTKGGATALLGKVYMTMAGYPLNKGEEYYKLAIDQFKSVIGNSRYSLVPTYKDLFEVSNKNTSESLFEVQYKKGTQGGATGSPWNNNFAPRFSDKEVVLVGDKGGENSPTQDMSNAYEVGDPRKYVSMRDGWTNAKTGAWENEKYVCKYYDVSTSGSDNDNNWIELRLADIYLLYAEALVRTNGDKQTAIDYVNKIRERARNTPGDPDITPAADLLRDYTLSDFSTSNDLLLAIEKERRVELAFENHRWFDLVRTGRAKDVMTAEQKFDGYSDFTWSDDALAYPIPMTVMQSNPGKIIQNKGYTQL from the coding sequence ATGAAAAAGATATATTTGTTATTTGTATTATCTGTTTTATGTATGTCTTGCAGTGATGATTTCATTAGCAAAAATCCTCCTTCGGATCTTAACTCGGAAGGATTTTATAAGACTGAAACCGATATGAACCAGGCAGTATTGTCCGCTTATGCGAATTTACGCTCCCTTTATAACCAAACATATGTCAGATTAGGAGAAATTCGCTCTGATAACACAACCTATTCTTGGTTAAGTGGAAATCCGGCAAATGAAAAAGGAATTGATGAATTTTCATCTCCTTTATTGCCAGAAAATAATTTCTTGGCCAGCTGTTGGGATGATAGTTATAAAACGATTCTGCGCTGCAATATCGTGATTGGAAGGATTGAAAATATTGAATTTAAAAGTGAAGTATTGAAAGCTCAATATACGGCAGAAGCACGATTCCTGCGTGCATTAATTTATTTTTATCTGAATCGTATATTCGGTGGATACGGAGTGAATGGTGAATTACTTGGTGCTATTAAAGTCGATAGGGAGATCACACAAACGGAAGCTTATGACATGGGAAGAGTTTCTCTTCAGGAAATGTATGATCTTATAATTCAAGATTTGAAATATGCGGAAAGTAATTTGCCTGAATCATACGGCTCTACTGATATCGGGCGTGTGACGAAAGGAGGAGCAACGGCTTTATTGGGTAAAGTCTATATGACGATGGCAGGCTATCCGCTGAATAAAGGGGAGGAGTATTATAAATTAGCAATAGACCAATTTAAATCGGTAATTGGTAATTCTCGTTATTCTTTGGTCCCAACCTATAAAGATTTGTTTGAAGTATCCAACAAGAACACGTCGGAATCGCTTTTTGAGGTCCAATATAAGAAAGGAACGCAAGGCGGAGCTACTGGCAGTCCTTGGAACAATAACTTTGCACCTCGTTTTTCTGATAAAGAAGTTGTGTTGGTGGGAGATAAAGGTGGTGAAAATTCCCCTACGCAAGATATGTCCAATGCTTATGAAGTGGGTGATCCGCGTAAATACGTTTCCATGCGTGACGGTTGGACGAATGCGAAGACGGGAGCTTGGGAAAATGAAAAATATGTCTGCAAATATTATGATGTTTCAACAAGCGGTTCGGACAACGATAACAACTGGATCGAATTGCGGTTGGCTGATATTTATCTTTTATATGCCGAAGCACTTGTTCGTACGAATGGTGATAAACAGACTGCTATTGACTATGTAAATAAAATTAGAGAACGTGCACGTAATACGCCGGGAGATCCGGACATTACACCTGCTGCGGATTTATTACGGGATTACACGCTTTCAGATTTCTCAACCTCCAACGACCTGTTATTGGCTATCGAAAAAGAACGTCGCGTGGAACTGGCTTTCGAAAATCATCGCTGGTTTGACTTAGTGCGTACAGGACGGGCAAAGGATGTGATGACTGCTGAACAAAAGTTTGACGGTTATTCCGATTTTACTTGGAGTGATGATGCTCTTGCTTATCCTATTCCGATGACTGTCATGCAGTCTAATCCTGGTAAAATTATCCAGAATAAGGGATATACGCAGTTGTAA
- a CDS encoding TonB-dependent receptor, with protein MRISLFLLFVCVCQLMAEEAGAQNIEIKISQNSMTIKQLVKEIETQTDYLVVFRDQDVDVNKTVSFRKKSAKISDYLEQVAESTGIGYRFENNYITLVQKSQSVTQNKKKISGKIVDSTGEPVIGANIVEKGTTNGTITDLNGNFTLEVSSKSILLVSYIGYAPQEVTVGNLQSINVKLREDTEMLDEVVVVGYGTQKKSDVTTAVASVSSENLKNRAAVNFGEAMAGQVPGVLIQQTNGAPGGEGLTIKVRGTGSITQSNDPLYVVDGYPMEGGAFRLLNSSDIESIQVLKDASSTAIYGSRGANGVVIITTKKGQIGKPTVQLNAYVGFQQREKKIEMMNRDQYVQWFIDGRNQAWLDAKVISSDPDQSPHSINDPNSRRALYSGASSQYMIPDGTGSYKYNFLDPASVAQMPDNDWQDLLYRNALMQQYELSVSGGSENTRYTFSGSYTSQDGIVLNTDYERFNFRTNVSSKIADCLNVGMSLMAYSADGTEQANGKDSPVLYALNLPPIYPLHNEDGTYGSMVRNPEILAGDVANPLGIAEQVMNKRKRHGWLGTIFAEWEIIKNLKYRISINGGIQDNIQKKFEPSYVDFDSSKAPRPAKGINERWTDRDWVIENTLNYSFTLADKHSFNALLGYTTQSHTYEHMKGEARGYANDNITTLNAGTMYALTSDESEYSMISYLGRINYVYDNRYMLTTTLRSDGSSRFGKNTKWGTFPSVSLGWRISQEKFMQDVKQISDLKLRASFGISGNNRIGNYSAIGLLSTGFYPTGDAVQNTVNPSTMANNDLGWERTRQYNLGFELGLFNNRIRLEGDFYDSQSLDLLLNVPVPTITGYSTQMQNIGKVQNRGMEFTLNTKNLTGEFAWSSNFNISFNKNKVLEVGVDGRPIYGSAANANNAFITKPGYPIASFYGYKYIGVFQSEEELAKYPHLSGDKVGDGRYEDVNKDGVLDQNDKTILGDNNPLFTAGFSNSFSYKNFTLDIQFTGSYGAEVFSFYKRMCGIYHGDRNGMIEQLGRWQSKDQPGDGIHFRPTRTPSGWQRDPSSAWVQDASYLRLRNLTLGYNFDQKVLDKMKMKGLRLYVTGQNLFTITNYVGYDPETSSESGLAQGGDYLGYPAARSFIIGANITF; from the coding sequence ATGAGAATATCACTTTTTCTTTTGTTTGTTTGTGTGTGCCAGTTAATGGCAGAAGAGGCTGGTGCGCAAAATATTGAGATCAAGATCAGCCAGAATAGCATGACTATTAAACAACTGGTCAAAGAAATCGAGACACAGACCGACTATCTGGTTGTGTTTCGGGATCAGGATGTGGATGTCAATAAGACCGTGTCTTTTCGAAAGAAGTCTGCAAAGATATCTGATTATTTGGAGCAGGTAGCTGAGAGTACTGGGATTGGGTATCGATTTGAAAATAATTATATCACATTGGTTCAGAAATCCCAATCTGTTACCCAGAACAAGAAAAAGATTTCCGGTAAAATTGTCGATTCGACGGGTGAACCTGTTATTGGAGCTAATATTGTCGAAAAGGGGACGACTAATGGAACGATAACGGATCTGAATGGTAATTTTACATTGGAAGTTTCTTCTAAAAGTATTCTACTAGTCAGCTATATTGGATATGCTCCTCAGGAAGTTACAGTAGGAAATCTGCAAAGCATTAATGTAAAACTGCGTGAGGACACGGAAATGCTGGATGAAGTAGTCGTTGTCGGTTATGGTACGCAAAAAAAGTCGGATGTAACGACTGCCGTCGCTTCAGTTTCTTCTGAAAATTTGAAAAACAGGGCGGCTGTGAACTTTGGAGAGGCAATGGCAGGACAGGTTCCCGGTGTACTGATCCAGCAAACGAACGGAGCTCCAGGTGGTGAGGGACTGACGATAAAGGTGCGTGGCACAGGTTCTATCACGCAGTCTAACGATCCACTTTATGTTGTTGACGGCTATCCGATGGAAGGAGGTGCATTTCGTTTGTTGAATTCTTCCGATATTGAGAGCATACAGGTGTTGAAGGATGCTTCTTCTACTGCTATTTATGGCTCGAGAGGTGCTAACGGTGTTGTTATTATTACGACAAAGAAAGGACAAATAGGTAAACCGACTGTTCAGTTGAATGCATATGTTGGATTTCAACAGCGCGAAAAGAAAATCGAAATGATGAACCGCGACCAGTATGTACAATGGTTTATTGACGGACGTAACCAGGCTTGGCTGGATGCGAAAGTCATTTCTTCGGACCCGGACCAGTCTCCGCATTCCATCAATGATCCGAACTCCCGTCGTGCTCTTTATTCCGGAGCAAGTAGCCAATATATGATACCGGACGGAACAGGCAGTTATAAATATAATTTCCTTGATCCGGCTTCAGTGGCACAAATGCCAGATAACGACTGGCAGGACCTGCTGTATCGCAATGCTTTAATGCAACAGTATGAACTATCGGTTTCGGGTGGTTCGGAAAATACACGTTATACATTCTCTGGTAGCTATACTAGTCAGGATGGTATTGTGTTGAATACTGATTATGAGCGCTTTAATTTTCGTACAAACGTCTCTTCCAAAATTGCAGATTGCTTGAATGTTGGGATGAGCTTGATGGCCTATAGTGCGGATGGGACGGAGCAGGCAAATGGAAAAGACTCTCCTGTACTGTATGCTTTGAATTTACCTCCTATTTATCCTTTGCATAATGAAGACGGAACGTACGGTTCGATGGTCCGTAATCCGGAAATTTTGGCCGGTGATGTTGCTAACCCGCTCGGTATTGCCGAGCAGGTGATGAACAAGCGGAAACGTCACGGATGGTTAGGAACTATTTTTGCCGAGTGGGAAATTATTAAAAATTTGAAGTATCGTATCAGCATTAATGGTGGAATACAGGATAATATCCAGAAGAAGTTCGAACCTTCTTATGTTGATTTCGATTCTTCGAAGGCTCCCCGTCCAGCAAAAGGTATTAATGAACGGTGGACAGACCGTGATTGGGTGATTGAAAACACTTTGAATTACTCGTTTACTTTGGCTGACAAACATAGTTTTAATGCATTGTTGGGATATACGACTCAATCTCATACATACGAACATATGAAAGGAGAAGCTCGAGGGTATGCAAATGATAATATCACGACCTTGAATGCAGGAACCATGTATGCTCTGACGAGTGACGAATCAGAATATTCTATGATCTCTTACCTGGGACGTATCAATTATGTTTATGATAATCGTTATATGTTGACAACGACTCTTCGTAGTGATGGTTCTTCTCGGTTTGGTAAAAATACTAAGTGGGGAACTTTTCCGTCCGTTTCATTAGGGTGGCGTATCTCACAGGAGAAGTTCATGCAAGATGTGAAGCAGATCAGCGATTTGAAGCTTCGTGCAAGTTTTGGTATTTCTGGTAATAACCGTATCGGTAATTACTCAGCTATCGGTTTGTTATCTACGGGCTTTTATCCGACAGGAGATGCTGTCCAGAATACTGTCAATCCCAGTACGATGGCAAATAATGATTTGGGATGGGAACGTACCCGCCAATATAATTTGGGTTTTGAATTGGGTTTGTTCAATAATCGGATCCGTTTGGAAGGCGACTTTTATGATAGCCAGTCTCTTGATTTGCTGTTGAATGTTCCAGTCCCGACTATAACAGGCTATTCTACCCAGATGCAAAATATAGGTAAGGTTCAGAACCGGGGTATGGAGTTCACGTTGAATACTAAAAATTTGACAGGCGAATTTGCATGGTCCAGTAATTTCAACATTTCGTTTAATAAAAACAAAGTGTTGGAAGTGGGAGTGGATGGACGTCCTATATATGGAAGTGCTGCAAATGCGAATAATGCATTTATCACAAAGCCTGGGTATCCGATTGCCAGTTTTTATGGCTATAAATATATCGGAGTTTTCCAGAGTGAAGAAGAATTGGCTAAATATCCACATTTAAGTGGCGACAAAGTGGGAGATGGCCGTTATGAGGATGTAAATAAAGATGGAGTGCTGGATCAGAATGATAAAACGATCTTAGGAGACAATAATCCGTTGTTTACAGCAGGATTTAGCAACTCTTTCAGTTATAAGAATTTTACATTGGATATTCAGTTTACAGGTTCTTATGGAGCAGAAGTTTTCAGCTTTTACAAACGTATGTGCGGAATCTATCATGGCGACCGTAACGGTATGATCGAACAATTGGGACGTTGGCAATCGAAAGATCAACCGGGTGATGGTATACATTTTCGTCCGACCCGTACACCGTCTGGTTGGCAACGTGATCCTTCTTCTGCTTGGGTACAAGATGCATCTTATCTGCGATTGAGAAACTTGACGCTCGGCTATAATTTCGACCAGAAAGTTTTGGATAAGATGAAAATGAAAGGACTGCGTCTTTATGTGACGGGACAAAATCTCTTTACGATTACGAATTATGTAGGATATGATCCTGAAACCAGTAGTGAAAGTGGTCTTGCGCAAGGTGGTGACTATTTAGGATATCCGGCTGCACGCTCGTTTATAATTGGTGCTAATATTACGTTCTAA
- a CDS encoding Gfo/Idh/MocA family protein encodes MKNTTTRRGFIKQVAATGVGLTIGGMSFKATSAKSYANIMGSNERVNMAVMGTNGRGAGMARNFQSRKDVEMRYVCDVEEKALAKGVAAVKKVGGNPKTEKDIRKILEDKNIDAILVTAPDHWHAPATIMACQAGKHVYCEKPCSHNPHEGELSLAAARKYNRVVQVGAQRRSWPGLTEGIEALHNGVIGKVHFAKAWYTNNRKSIGFGKEIPAPSTIDFDLWQGPAPRRSYRDNLIHYNWHWFWHWGTGEALNNGTHEIDVVRWGLGLDFPTAVSSEGGRFRYKDDWETPDTQTIDIRFGDDCLVTWEGRSCNSRDTEGRDRGVIFYGEGGALETGHNGYRIFDMKNKLVKELASKDVIDGRDPNSPSANLDMGHIADFIDAIKTNRRPNGDIEELHKSTLLVQLGNIAWRTGHRLMIDPSNGHIVNDPEAQRLWSRTYEPGWEPIV; translated from the coding sequence ATGAAAAATACAACAACAAGAAGAGGCTTTATCAAACAAGTCGCCGCAACGGGTGTGGGTCTGACCATCGGCGGTATGTCGTTCAAAGCGACCAGTGCCAAGAGTTATGCGAATATTATGGGTTCGAACGAACGAGTGAATATGGCCGTTATGGGAACCAATGGCCGTGGTGCCGGTATGGCTCGCAATTTCCAAAGTCGTAAGGATGTGGAAATGCGTTACGTTTGCGATGTGGAAGAAAAAGCATTGGCAAAAGGGGTTGCTGCCGTAAAGAAAGTTGGAGGCAATCCGAAGACGGAAAAGGATATTCGTAAGATATTGGAAGATAAAAATATCGATGCCATACTGGTGACGGCTCCTGACCATTGGCATGCACCTGCAACCATTATGGCTTGTCAGGCAGGTAAACATGTCTATTGTGAAAAACCTTGTAGCCATAATCCTCACGAGGGTGAGTTGAGTCTTGCCGCCGCCCGTAAATATAACCGTGTCGTACAGGTCGGTGCACAGCGTCGTTCATGGCCCGGGCTGACGGAAGGAATAGAAGCTTTGCATAATGGTGTCATCGGAAAGGTTCATTTTGCAAAGGCTTGGTACACGAATAACCGCAAATCGATCGGTTTCGGTAAAGAAATTCCGGCTCCTTCCACGATTGATTTTGATTTGTGGCAGGGACCGGCTCCCCGTCGTTCTTACCGGGATAACCTGATTCATTATAACTGGCATTGGTTCTGGCATTGGGGAACAGGCGAGGCTTTGAACAACGGCACACATGAGATAGATGTCGTTCGTTGGGGATTGGGATTGGATTTCCCGACAGCCGTCAGTTCTGAAGGCGGACGTTTCCGCTATAAGGATGATTGGGAAACTCCTGATACGCAGACGATCGATATCCGGTTCGGCGATGATTGTCTTGTAACTTGGGAGGGACGTAGTTGTAATTCCCGCGATACGGAAGGACGTGATCGTGGTGTGATCTTCTATGGTGAAGGTGGAGCGTTGGAAACAGGTCATAATGGGTATCGCATTTTCGATATGAAGAACAAGCTGGTTAAAGAGCTTGCTTCAAAGGATGTCATTGACGGTCGTGACCCGAACAGTCCGAGTGCTAACTTGGATATGGGACATATTGCCGATTTCATCGATGCGATCAAGACAAACCGGCGCCCGAATGGAGACATTGAAGAGTTACATAAAAGTACGTTGTTAGTCCAGTTGGGTAATATTGCCTGGCGTACAGGTCATCGCTTGATGATCGACCCTTCCAATGGTCATATTGTGAACGATCCGGAAGCTCAACGCTTGTGGAGCCGCACGTATGAACCGGGCTGGGAACCTATTGTTTGA
- a CDS encoding RNA polymerase sigma-70 factor: MLVEKKILSDHFEEIYVSWFSRMKYFALEYVVSEEDAENIVQDVFTELWEKKEILAYDVNLVALLFTSIKNRCIDLLRHRIVVKEAVNLIQEEYQATLRMKLASLELFDQSLLSEQDIERIITEVVDSLPKKCREIFIKSKIEGKKQKDIAAELNISLKTVENQMAIAYKKIKSELKDYLPLLIFLLAN; encoded by the coding sequence ATGCTGGTTGAAAAGAAAATACTATCCGACCATTTTGAAGAAATATATGTCTCTTGGTTTTCCCGGATGAAATATTTCGCTCTGGAGTATGTCGTGTCAGAAGAAGACGCAGAAAATATCGTCCAGGACGTATTTACCGAATTGTGGGAAAAAAAAGAGATCTTGGCTTATGATGTGAATCTGGTTGCCCTGCTTTTTACTTCGATCAAAAACCGTTGTATCGACCTTTTACGTCACCGCATTGTTGTAAAGGAAGCTGTCAACCTGATACAGGAAGAGTATCAGGCTACTTTGCGGATGAAACTTGCCTCCTTGGAATTATTCGATCAGTCTCTACTCTCCGAGCAGGATATCGAACGGATCATTACTGAAGTGGTAGACTCTTTGCCTAAAAAATGTCGGGAAATTTTTATCAAAAGCAAAATAGAGGGGAAAAAACAGAAAGACATAGCTGCAGAATTGAATATTTCCCTTAAAACTGTTGAAAATCAAATGGCTATTGCCTATAAAAAAATTAAAAGCGAATTGAAAGACTATCTCCCTTTATTAATATTTTTACTCGCTAATTAA
- a CDS encoding FecR family protein yields MNERIHKYFYEELSTEERLSLLRDVEASEELKKEFVEYQNLYALLNLGHQVQDKTIGKQKYDRFILQKQHSVMWKRWTRRIGYAAAILILVVSTSILTYWYAQPEQAEFLSENVMNTLYTPAGQRAQLVLQDGTEVWLNAKSKLIYPARFTDDKRNVTIEGEAFFKVAKDPSRPFIVSTHDVDMEVLGTQFNVCSYPATGYVQTSLLEGSVRVFFRNKESDGIILEPDQQVTVSNGKMKVEPIRLKAHFLWLDGIYAFENEPLINILEKMELYYDVKIVVKDTSLFKDTYTGKFRQRDSLDDVFRVLQQIRKFKVEKDTERNIVTLK; encoded by the coding sequence ATGAACGAACGGATACATAAATACTTTTATGAGGAACTTTCCACGGAAGAGCGACTATCCCTGCTGCGCGATGTCGAGGCGAGTGAAGAACTCAAAAAAGAATTTGTAGAGTATCAAAATCTATATGCCTTGTTGAACTTAGGACATCAGGTGCAGGATAAAACAATCGGCAAACAGAAATACGACCGCTTTATTTTGCAAAAGCAACACTCCGTGATGTGGAAGCGTTGGACACGCCGGATCGGGTATGCGGCTGCTATCCTGATATTGGTCGTTTCAACAAGTATATTGACATATTGGTATGCACAGCCTGAGCAAGCGGAGTTTTTATCGGAGAATGTGATGAATACTCTGTACACTCCTGCCGGACAGCGGGCACAACTGGTCTTGCAGGATGGGACGGAAGTTTGGCTGAATGCGAAGTCGAAGTTGATCTATCCAGCCCGTTTTACCGATGATAAAAGGAATGTTACGATCGAAGGAGAAGCCTTCTTCAAAGTGGCGAAAGACCCTTCCCGCCCTTTCATTGTTTCTACGCATGATGTCGATATGGAAGTTTTAGGCACCCAATTTAACGTGTGCAGCTATCCTGCGACCGGCTATGTACAAACCAGTTTGTTGGAAGGTTCTGTACGCGTCTTTTTCCGGAATAAGGAATCTGACGGGATCATTTTGGAACCGGATCAACAAGTGACTGTCTCGAACGGAAAGATGAAGGTAGAACCGATTCGCCTGAAAGCTCATTTTTTATGGCTTGACGGTATATATGCCTTTGAAAATGAACCTTTGATCAATATTCTGGAAAAAATGGAACTTTACTATGACGTAAAGATCGTAGTAAAAGACACATCTTTATTCAAAGATACTTATACGGGAAAATTCAGGCAGCGCGACAGTCTCGACGATGTTTTCCGCGTATTGCAGCAAATCCGCAAATTCAAAGTAGAGAAAGACACAGAGCGGAACATAGTGACCTTAAAATAA
- a CDS encoding cupin domain-containing protein, producing the protein MNKISVALSFLLLAVCTSFAQINEKRYTISDCITSFSDERVIKNKTGWAFWFIPADGIADTLSVKMSCVDKGIKTHEPHSHFEDELFYMVEGTSVVHLNGEEHVLNQGDAFYAPGSSSHNIRRVDDKPIRYLMFKREIRGKLSKPFLPGKKNYSMKDCLIPFDHSLHTPKGGRLNMWYLTKEMSAGGLNAQLHVFSDSHLYKQDDYTGQEVFFILEGKAEVTVNDEKRIVEALSSCYCPPGSKHSIQKAGGDRLKFIVVRTK; encoded by the coding sequence ATGAATAAAATAAGTGTTGCTTTAAGCTTCTTGTTATTGGCCGTCTGTACATCTTTTGCACAAATAAATGAGAAAAGGTACACAATATCGGATTGTATAACCTCTTTTTCAGATGAGCGTGTGATTAAGAATAAGACAGGCTGGGCTTTCTGGTTTATTCCTGCTGACGGAATTGCGGATACTCTTTCAGTAAAGATGTCGTGTGTGGATAAGGGAATAAAGACACATGAACCTCATTCTCATTTTGAAGACGAACTCTTTTACATGGTAGAAGGGACATCCGTCGTTCATCTGAATGGCGAAGAGCATGTTCTCAATCAGGGGGATGCCTTTTATGCTCCGGGAAGCTCTTCTCATAATATTCGAAGGGTAGACGATAAACCGATCAGGTATCTTATGTTCAAGCGTGAGATACGGGGAAAATTGTCAAAACCTTTTTTACCGGGGAAAAAGAATTATTCTATGAAAGACTGCTTGATCCCCTTTGATCATTCGCTTCATACCCCAAAAGGCGGGAGGCTAAATATGTGGTATCTGACAAAAGAAATGTCGGCTGGAGGTTTGAATGCTCAGTTACATGTTTTTTCGGATTCACATCTATACAAGCAAGACGATTATACCGGGCAGGAGGTCTTTTTTATACTGGAAGGGAAAGCGGAAGTAACGGTTAACGATGAAAAACGTATTGTTGAAGCGCTTTCATCCTGCTATTGTCCTCCTGGTTCAAAACATAGTATTCAAAAGGCAGGAGGAGATCGTTTGAAATTCATTGTAGTAAGAACAAAATAA
- a CDS encoding PfkB family carbohydrate kinase gives MNTHNLCCIGHITLDKIVTPKRTLHMPGGTSFYFAHGMSKLDTSDFLLVTALAVSEMDAVEEIRRKGIDVKVLPSTHSVYFENTYGENQNNRTQRVLAKADPFTVEGLQDVDARIYHLGSLLADDFSLDVIKYLSTKGMLSVDAQGYLREVRGENVFAVDWPEKEEALKYIHILKANEHETEVLTGCKNPREAALKLANWGVKEVLLTLGSMGSVIYADGEFHEIPAYPPTEIVDATGCGDTYMAGYLYMRNKGASYKEAGCFAAAMCTIKLEASGPFGGTEKDVWDIIERYK, from the coding sequence ATGAATACACATAATCTTTGTTGCATCGGCCACATTACGTTGGATAAGATTGTAACGCCGAAAAGGACACTGCATATGCCGGGAGGAACATCTTTCTATTTCGCGCATGGAATGAGCAAATTAGATACTTCCGACTTCCTGTTGGTAACAGCTCTTGCTGTCAGTGAGATGGACGCGGTGGAAGAAATACGCAGGAAAGGGATCGATGTAAAGGTTTTGCCCAGTACCCATTCCGTCTATTTTGAAAATACATATGGCGAGAACCAGAACAACCGGACGCAGCGGGTATTGGCAAAAGCCGATCCGTTCACAGTTGAAGGGTTACAGGATGTCGATGCCCGCATCTATCATTTGGGAAGTTTGCTGGCGGACGATTTTTCTTTAGATGTAATCAAATATTTATCGACCAAAGGGATGTTATCGGTCGATGCCCAAGGCTACCTGCGTGAAGTTCGCGGTGAGAATGTTTTCGCCGTAGACTGGCCGGAAAAGGAAGAGGCACTGAAATACATCCATATCCTGAAAGCCAACGAACACGAAACGGAAGTTCTCACCGGATGCAAAAATCCGCGTGAAGCAGCTCTGAAATTAGCCAACTGGGGCGTTAAGGAGGTTTTGCTGACATTAGGAAGCATGGGATCTGTCATTTATGCCGACGGCGAATTTCATGAAATACCCGCATACCCTCCAACAGAGATTGTAGACGCTACGGGATGTGGCGATACCTATATGGCCGGCTATCTGTACATGCGAAACAAAGGAGCTTCATACAAAGAAGCAGGATGTTTTGCCGCCGCCATGTGTACAATCAAGCTGGAAGCCTCAGGACCTTTCGGGGGAACAGAGAAGGATGTTTGGGATATTATCGAAAGGTATAAGTGA